A window of Rhododendron vialii isolate Sample 1 chromosome 13a, ASM3025357v1 contains these coding sequences:
- the LOC131314840 gene encoding tetraspanin-3-like, giving the protein MRTSNHLIGLLNFLTFLLSIPILGGGIWLSGRANNTDCLKFLQWPLIIIGVSIMVVSLAGFAGACYRNTVLMYLYLWAMFVIIAVLTGFIIFAYAVTDKGSGHPVTSRAYLEYDLDDYSGWLENRVASASYWNKISSCIRDSKVCAKMGRQIGGVPESADLFYLRKLNPIQSGCCKPPTECGYTYMNETVWTSGGGLGGTNADCTNWNNDQSQLCYNCNSCKAGVLASLKKSWRKVSVINIVILIILVIVYVVACAAFRHNRRIDNDEPYGETRMEKAQPSRIHF; this is encoded by the exons ATGAGAACCAGCAACCACCTGATCGGCCTCCTAAACTTCCTAACCTTCCTCCTCTCGATCCCCATCCTCGGCGGCGGCATCTGGCTCAGCGGCCGCGCCAACAACACCGACTGCCTCAAGTTCCTCCAGTGGCCCCTCATCATCATCGGCGTCTCCATCATGGTCGTCTCCCTCGCGGGCTTCGCCGGCGCCTGCTACCGCAACACCGTCCTCATGTACCTCTACCTCTGGGCCATGTTCGTCATCATCGCCGTCCTCACCGGGTTCATCATCTTCGCCTACGCCGTCACCGACAAGGGGTCCGGCCACCCCGTGACGAGCCGGGCCTACCTGGAGTACGACTTGGATGACTACTCCGGGTGGCTCGAGAATCGCGTGGCCAGCGCGAGCTACTGGAACAAGATCAGCTCGTGTATTAGGGATTCCAAGGTCTGTGCTAAGATGGGTAGGCAGATTGGGGGTGTGCCTGAGTCTGCTGATTTGTTTTACCTCAGAAAGCTTAATCCTATTCAG TCTGGATGCTGCAAACCACCGACAGAATGCGGGTACACTTATATGAACGAGACTGTGTGGACCTCCGGAGGAGGGCTTGGGGGAACCAACGCCGATTGTACTAACTGGAACAATGACCAAAGCCAGCTGTGCTACAACTGTAACTCGTGCAAAGCAGGGGTGCTGGCAAGCTTGAAAAAGAGTTGGAGGAAGGTTTCTGTGATCAACATCGTCATCTTGATCATCTTGGTGATTGTGTATGTGGTCGCCTGTGCGGCGTTTAGGCACAACCGCCGGATCGACAATGATGAACCCTACGGTGAGACCCGAATGGAGAAGGCGCAGCCTAGTAGAATACATTTCTAA
- the LOC131314842 gene encoding LOB domain-containing protein 1-like — translation MESSSETTATIIRTSSLSPHSLSPSSSSSPPQPPQLPPSHQAVVVSPCAACKILRRRCAEKCVLAPYFPPTDPLKFTTAHRVFGASNIIKLLQELPEDQRADAVSSMVYEANARLRDPVYGCAGAISHLHKQVNELQGQLAKAQAELINMQSQQTNLVAFICMEMAQSPPVLPQQSSFDNLVISNPSFLDETNPGSLWDPLWT, via the exons aTGGAGAGCAGCAGTGAGACAACGGCGACAATCATCAGGACATCATCATTATCACCCCACTCTCTTTCGCCTTCATCCTCATCTTCACCTCCACAACCACCACAACTACCACCGTCGCATCAGGCAGTTGTTGTTAGCCCTTGTGCCGCATGTAAGATCCTCCGGCGGAGGTGCGCCGAGAAATGCGTCTTGGCGCCTTACTTTCCCCCTACCGATCCCCTCAAGTTCACCACCGCCCACCGCGTCTTTGGCGCCAGCAACATTATTAAGCTCTTGCAG gaACTTCCGGAGGATCAAAGAGCTGATGCAGTAAGCAGCATGGTTTACGAGGCCAACGCCAGGCTAAGGGACCCTGTTTATGGTTGTGCTGGGGCAATCAGTCACCTTCACAAGCAAGTGAATGAGCTCCAAGGCCAGCTTGCAAAGGCCCAGGCAGAGCTGATAAACATGCAAAGCCAACAAACAAACTTGGTGGCCTTCATTTGCATGGAAATGGCACAATCTCCTCCAGTACTACCCCAACAATCAAGTTTTGACAACTTGGTCATTAGTAACCCTAGTTTCCTAGATGAGACCAATCCAGGGTCACTGTGGGACCCTCTTTGGACATGA
- the LOC131313864 gene encoding E3 ubiquitin-protein ligase RSL1-like yields the protein MYQTNFEQVFTERIRTHPRVAWFDSLKGGLELLWCFFPTPPHSVTNFPIGRPENLSSSTPADATNTDYDDLHTIAAAQRRELMAAQILESDLDLAFRLQMEEAITASLSLHPSSSSTPPPPNPPPQNDDAFNLSALHTEELDKLDQTLRDLLLTESETNRAREDLCRRIHDSKLAREIERMPEEEWEERGDEFERPFGEGSSSGETFRVYFKGLVSEERVGDSDVPLAGIGVAICDSRDGLVFELRKPLVGIGRSRLVAEARALIEGLNAAVVLDLKRIVLCCEYYSLFQFITGRWPPKQRKVATLISQVTQLRKKFLISAPSHVARNDIKFAFKLAREAIVSQIKRPSEPSGANSTYGNCVICLEDMDISHIFSVDDCSHHYCFSCMKQHIEVKLLHGMVPKCPHEGCNSVLEINSCRKFLTPKLIEMMSQRMKEASIPVTEKVYCPYPKCSALMSKTDVLENSKKTINTIVGVQRSGVRKCITCQGLFCINCKVPWHDSMSCHEYKKKNPYPPAEDAKLKTLADMNLWRQCVKCNHMIELAAGCYHMTCRCGYEFCYTCGAEWKNKKATCSCPLWDEDYILDDDDEEDDDDDDDDYDSQVSEVDDFYDSDSDYYDI from the exons ATGTACCAAACCAattttgaacaagtttttaCCGAACGAATACGAACTCATCCTCGAGTAGCTTGGTTTGATTCTTTGAAGGGTGGGTTGGAGTTGCTCTGGTGTTTTTTCCCCACCCCACCGCACAGTGTAACAAACTTTCCAATTGGAAGACCCGAAAACCTGTCTTCGTCTACTCCAGCAGACGCGACAAATACCGACTACGACGACCTCCACACCATCGCTGCCGCCCAACGCCGCGAGCTCATGGCCGCGCAAATCCTCGAGTCCGACCTCGACCTCGCCTTCCGCCTCCAAATGGAAGAAGCCATCACCGCCTCCCTCTCCCTccacccctcctcctcctctaccCCTCCTCCTCCCAATCCGCCCCCCCAAAACGACGACGCCTTCAACCTCTCCGCCCTCCACACCGAAGAGCTCGACAAACTCGACCAAACCCTCCGCGACCTCCTCCTCACCGAGTCCGAAACGAACCGGGCGAGGGAAGACCTCTGCCGCCGGATCCACGACTCCAAGCTGGCCCGGGAGATCGAACGCATGCCGGAGGAGGAGTGGGAGGAGCGCGGCGACGAGTTCGAGCGGCCGTTCGGAGAGGGATCGTCGTCCGGCGAGACTTTTAGGGTTTACTTCAAGGGCTTGGTAAGCGAGGAGAGGGTGGGGGATTCGGACGTGCCGTTGGCGGGGATCGGCGTGGCGATTTGTGACTCGAGGGACGGGTTGGTTTTCGAGCTGAGGAAGCCATTGGTGGGGATAGGGAGGAGCCGGCTTGTCGCCGAGGCTAGGGCCTTGATCGAGGGATTGAATGCCGCCGTCGTGCTGGATTTGAAGAGGATTGTTTTGTGTTGTGAATACTATTCGCTCTTCCAATTT ATTACTGGTCGATGGCCTCCCAAGCAACGGAAGGTTGCAACATTAATTAGTCAGGTGACCCAACTTCGTAAGAAATTTTTGATCTCTGCCCCATCTCATGTGGCCCGAAACGATATCAAGTTTGCATTTAAACTTGCACGAGAGGCAATAGTATCTCAGATCAAGAGGCCTTCAGAACCTAGCGGTGCCAATAGCACTTACGGGAACTGTGTAATTTGTCTAGAGGATATGGATATTAGCCACATTTTTTCTGTTGATGATTGCTCTCATCATTATTGCTTTTCTTGTATGAAACAACACATTGAAGTGAAGTTACTCCATGGTATGGTGCCCAAATGTCCTCATGAGGGCTGTAATTCCGTACTGGAAATTAATAGCTGCAGAAAATTCTTGACCCCTAAATTAATTGAGATGATGAGCCAGCGCATGAAGGAAGCTTCCATCCCCGTCACAGAGAAAGTTTATTGCCCCTATCCCAAGTGCTCAGCGCTAATGTCTAAAACTGATGTTTTAGAAAATTCTAAGAAGACGATCAACACAATTGTAGGCGTTCAACGATCCGGAgtgaggaaatgcatcacatgTCAAGGCCTCTTCTGTATCAATTGCAAGGTTCCTTGGCACGACAGCATGAGCTGCCAtgaatacaaaaagaaaaatccttacccCCCCGCAGAAGATGCAAAGCTGAAGACTCTTGCAGATATGAATCTATGGCGTCAATGTGTGAAGTGTAACCATATGATTGAACTTGCTGCAGGATGCTACCACATGACTTGCAG ATGTGGGTATGAGTTTTGCTATACTTGTGGAGCTGAGTGGAAGAACAAGAAAGCGACGTGCTCCTGTCCACTTTGGGATGAGGATTACATTttagatgatgatgatgaagaagatgatgacgacgacgacgacgactaTGACTCTCAAGTGTCTGAAGTTGATGACTTCTACGACTCTGATTCAGATTATTATGACATTTGA
- the LOC131314841 gene encoding tRNA-splicing endonuclease subunit Sen2-1: MGPRWKGKGSEAKALADPMSKIVSQLKSTLIQSDSHGLLSGCSILLEVETEEQTELLNRACFGRPIVTAQKDKQWFQLGMEEAFYLYYNLKCLKIVGEGKCTKNEDELWNYMKSKRETFPDFLKAYTHLRTRNWVVRSGSQYGVDFIAYRHHPALVHSEYAVLVLSEGQGNANGRLRVWSDFQCTLRLCGSVAKTLLVLRIDRNGVGEDSPSCLESYSVEERTITRWSPEQSREDKTIASSQLL, translated from the coding sequence ATGGGGCCACGATGGAAGGGAAAGGGATCGGAAGCTAAAGCTCTAGCTGATCCAATGTCAAAGATAGTCTCTCAGCTTAAATCAACTCTTATCCAATCAGATTCTCATGGTCTACTTTCCGGATGCAGTATTCTTCTTGAAGTGGAAACAGAAGAACAAACTGAACTTCTCAATCGTGCATGTTTCGGTCGACCCATTGTCACCGCCCAGAAGGATAAGCAGTGGTTTCAGCTGGGTATGGAGGAAGCCTTTTACTTGTATTACAATCTGAAATGTCTCAAAATCGTGGGCGAAGGCAAATGTACCAAAAACGAAGACGAACTATGGAACTACATGAAATCCAAGAGAGAAACATTCCCAGATTTTCTCAAGGCTTACACCCATCTGCGTACAAGAAATTGGGTGGTACGATCAGGATCTCAATATGGTGTGGACTTTATTGCCTACCGTCATCATCCGGCTCTAGTGCATTCCGAATATGCCGTGCTTGTTTTATCAGAAGGACAAGGTAATGCGAATGGTCGGTTGAGGGTTTGGTCTGATTTTCAATGCACACTTAGACTTTGTGGGAGCGTAGCAAAGACATTGTTAGTTCTTCGCATTGATAGAAATGGTGTCGGTGAAGATTCTCCATCATGTTTGGAGAGTTATAGCGTTGAAGAGCGTACGATTACGAGGTGGAGTCCAGAGCAAAGCCGTGAAGATAAAACAATTGCTTCTTCACAATTGCTATAA